The Streptomyces sp. NBC_01775 genome includes a region encoding these proteins:
- a CDS encoding dihydrofolate reductase family protein, translating into MSLVRVHNFAVSLDGFSTGEEQSHESPFGHAGHRLLDWFMATRSFHEMHGKSGGSTGVDDALALTWGHHIGAEIMGRNKFGPQRGPWEDHEWTGWWGPNPVFHTPVFVLTHHPRPSVEMEGGTTFHFIDATPQEALRQAREAAGGRDVRIGGGPTTVRAFLAADLVDHMHIAVVPIVLGRGERLWDGLEGIEERFQVESVTSPSGVTHMTFTRRP; encoded by the coding sequence ATGTCCCTGGTACGGGTCCACAACTTCGCCGTGTCGCTCGACGGCTTCAGCACCGGTGAGGAACAGAGCCACGAGTCACCGTTCGGCCACGCGGGCCACCGGCTCCTCGACTGGTTCATGGCGACCCGGAGCTTCCACGAGATGCACGGGAAGAGCGGCGGCAGCACCGGCGTCGACGACGCCCTGGCCCTCACCTGGGGCCACCACATCGGCGCGGAGATCATGGGGCGCAACAAGTTCGGCCCCCAGCGCGGCCCGTGGGAGGACCACGAGTGGACGGGATGGTGGGGCCCGAACCCGGTGTTCCATACGCCCGTGTTCGTGCTGACGCATCACCCTCGCCCCTCCGTCGAGATGGAGGGCGGCACCACGTTCCACTTCATCGACGCCACCCCGCAAGAGGCGCTGCGCCAGGCGCGGGAGGCCGCCGGCGGCCGGGACGTACGCATCGGCGGCGGCCCGACCACGGTGCGCGCGTTCCTGGCCGCCGACCTGGTCGACCACATGCACATCGCCGTCGTCCCGATCGTCCTGGGCCGCGGCGAGCGGCTGTGGGACGGCCTGGAGGGCATCGAGGAGCGCTTTCAGGTCGAGTCCGTGACATCCCCCAGCGGCGTCACACACATGACCTTCACGAGGCGGCCGTAG
- a CDS encoding winged helix-turn-helix transcriptional regulator, producing MRNEARSGCPINAAVESLGDRWSLIVLRDVVFGGRRRFRDLLVNSEEGIASNILSSRLKSLVAGGLLTKEEAGRGRRATYSLTEAGIQTVPVMVALASWGLRHRETTPELSVRARLLEEGGPPLWADLMDELREAHLGVPRPAPDRPRASDLLREAYERAMEARSEGADGTEAVEGADEARGTPSRG from the coding sequence ATGCGGAACGAGGCGCGGTCGGGGTGTCCGATCAACGCGGCGGTGGAATCCCTCGGAGACCGGTGGAGCCTGATCGTCCTGCGTGACGTCGTCTTCGGCGGACGACGGCGCTTCCGCGACCTGCTCGTCAACTCCGAGGAGGGGATCGCGTCGAACATCCTCAGCAGCCGCCTCAAGTCCCTCGTCGCGGGCGGCCTCCTCACGAAGGAGGAAGCGGGGCGCGGCCGGCGGGCGACGTACAGCCTCACCGAGGCAGGTATACAGACGGTCCCCGTCATGGTCGCGCTCGCCTCCTGGGGGCTGCGGCACCGCGAGACGACCCCCGAGCTGAGCGTGCGCGCGCGGCTGCTCGAAGAGGGCGGCCCGCCCCTGTGGGCCGATCTCATGGACGAACTGCGCGAGGCGCACCTCGGGGTCCCCCGCCCCGCCCCCGACCGCCCCCGCGCCTCCGACCTGCTGCGCGAGGCCTACGAACGGGCCATGGAGGCGCGGTCGGAGGGAGCGGACGGAACGGAGGCGGTGGAGGGCGCGGACGAAGCGCGCGGCACGCCGTCGCGGGGGTGA
- a CDS encoding phosphoribosyltransferase: MRFRDRRQAGQDLAARLEEWAARTDVVDPLVLALPRGGVPVAVPVAQVLHAPLDVLVVRKIGVPGRPEAGIGAIAGEDPPLFDQQALEVLGLSEDRLAADVSRERAELRRREERYRRGRPAPAVKDRSVILVDDGLATGATARAALRHLRRQEPARLVLAVPVAAADTVARLRAEADDLLCLHQPAGFRAVGEWYENFEQVEDDEVIATLHGGPGSS, translated from the coding sequence ATGCGCTTCCGCGACCGCCGGCAGGCCGGCCAGGATCTCGCCGCCCGACTGGAGGAGTGGGCCGCCCGAACGGACGTCGTCGACCCGCTCGTCCTGGCTCTGCCCCGCGGTGGCGTGCCCGTGGCGGTCCCGGTCGCCCAGGTCCTCCACGCTCCCCTGGACGTGCTGGTCGTCCGGAAGATCGGGGTGCCCGGCCGGCCGGAAGCCGGGATCGGCGCGATCGCCGGCGAGGACCCGCCGTTGTTCGACCAGCAGGCGCTGGAGGTGCTGGGCCTGAGCGAGGACCGGCTCGCCGCCGACGTGAGCCGCGAACGCGCCGAACTGCGCCGCCGCGAAGAGCGCTACCGGCGAGGCCGTCCCGCGCCCGCCGTCAAAGACCGCTCCGTGATCCTCGTCGACGACGGCCTGGCCACCGGCGCGACCGCCCGCGCCGCCCTGCGCCACCTGCGCCGCCAGGAACCCGCCCGGCTGGTCCTGGCCGTACCCGTCGCCGCCGCCGACACGGTCGCCCGGCTGCGCGCGGAAGCCGACGACCTCCTGTGCCTCCACCAGCCGGCCGGCTTCCGCGCGGTGGGCGAGTGGTACGAGAATTTCGAACAGGTCGAGGACGACGAGGTCATCGCAACCCTCCACGGCGGCCCCGGCTCCTCGTGA
- a CDS encoding phosphocholine-specific phospholipase C: MPELNRRRFLQIAGATAGFSALSSSIQRAAAIPAARRSGTIEDVEHIVVLMQENRSFDHYFGALKGVRGFGDPRPASPTGKKTVWQQSDGGKDVLPYHPDADNLGMQFIAGLNHDWAGGHQAWHDGKYDQWIPAKGTGTMAYLTREDIPFHYALADTFTICDAYHCSMIGATDPNRYYMWSGYAGNDGKGGGPVLGNEEAGYGWTTYPERLEQANVSWKIYQDIGDGLDKDGGWGWIEDAYRGNYGDNSLLWFTEYQQSKPGDPLYDKARTGTNAKQGDGFFDVLKADVKAGKLPQISWIAAPEAFSEHPNFPANYGAWYISQVLDALTSNPEVWSRTALFITYDENDGYFDHIVPPYPPASAAQGRSTLDTESDYYRGGVTGYAPGPYGLGQRVPMLVVSPWSTGGYVCSELLDHTSILRFMERRFGVHEPNVSPWRRALCGDLTAAFDFGLKDTDPASLPDTDAYEPPDKERHDSYVPKPPANPVLPKQESGSRPTRPLRYAPLVDGAAKVSEGEFTLTFSGGPSAGAFFLVTSANRSDGPWTYTTEAGKELSDTWNTAHSDGRYDLTAHGPNGFLRTFKGQGRTAGPEVTARHLKADGDIELTMTNAGTSDCRLTVTNAYGGAKETYKVRAGARVVRRVSLRAGKRWYDLSVTSDTEDSWSRRLAGHVETGAPGVSDPATLTA; this comes from the coding sequence ATGCCAGAACTCAACCGTCGCCGGTTCCTCCAGATAGCCGGTGCGACCGCGGGCTTCTCCGCGCTGTCCAGCAGCATCCAGCGCGCCGCCGCGATCCCCGCCGCACGCCGCTCCGGCACCATCGAGGACGTCGAGCACATCGTCGTACTCATGCAGGAGAACCGGTCCTTCGACCACTACTTCGGTGCCCTCAAGGGCGTCCGAGGCTTCGGTGACCCGCGCCCGGCGTCGCCGACGGGGAAGAAGACGGTCTGGCAGCAGTCCGACGGCGGCAAGGACGTGCTGCCCTACCACCCCGACGCCGACAACCTGGGCATGCAGTTCATCGCGGGCCTCAACCACGACTGGGCGGGCGGGCACCAGGCGTGGCACGACGGGAAGTACGACCAGTGGATCCCGGCCAAGGGCACGGGCACGATGGCGTATCTGACCCGGGAGGACATCCCGTTCCACTACGCGCTCGCCGACACCTTCACCATCTGCGACGCCTACCACTGCTCGATGATCGGCGCGACCGACCCCAACCGCTACTACATGTGGTCGGGCTACGCAGGCAACGACGGCAAGGGCGGCGGCCCCGTCCTCGGCAACGAGGAAGCCGGATACGGCTGGACGACCTACCCCGAGCGGCTGGAGCAGGCCAACGTCTCCTGGAAGATCTACCAGGACATCGGCGACGGCCTGGACAAGGACGGCGGCTGGGGCTGGATCGAGGACGCCTACCGGGGCAACTACGGCGACAACTCGCTCCTCTGGTTCACCGAATACCAGCAGTCCAAGCCCGGCGACCCGCTCTACGACAAGGCCCGCACCGGCACCAACGCGAAACAGGGTGACGGTTTCTTCGACGTCCTCAAGGCCGACGTGAAGGCCGGCAAGCTCCCGCAGATCTCCTGGATCGCGGCCCCGGAGGCCTTCTCCGAGCACCCGAACTTCCCCGCCAACTACGGCGCCTGGTACATCTCCCAGGTCCTGGACGCCCTCACCTCCAACCCGGAGGTCTGGTCCAGGACCGCGCTGTTCATCACCTACGACGAGAACGACGGCTACTTCGACCACATCGTCCCGCCCTACCCCCCGGCCTCCGCGGCTCAGGGGCGTTCCACCCTCGACACCGAGTCCGACTACTACCGGGGCGGCGTGACCGGCTACGCGCCAGGCCCGTACGGCCTCGGCCAGCGTGTCCCCATGCTCGTCGTCTCCCCGTGGAGCACCGGCGGCTACGTGTGCTCGGAGCTGCTCGACCACACCTCCATCCTCCGCTTCATGGAGCGCCGCTTCGGTGTGCACGAGCCGAACGTCTCGCCCTGGCGGCGCGCCCTGTGCGGCGACCTGACCGCGGCGTTCGACTTCGGGCTCAAGGACACCGACCCGGCCTCGCTGCCGGACACCGACGCCTACGAGCCGCCGGACAAGGAGCGCCACGACAGCTACGTGCCCAAGCCACCGGCCAACCCGGTGCTGCCCAAGCAGGAGTCCGGGTCCCGCCCGACCCGCCCACTGCGGTACGCGCCGCTGGTGGACGGCGCGGCGAAGGTCTCCGAGGGGGAGTTCACCCTCACCTTCAGCGGCGGCCCGTCGGCGGGCGCGTTCTTCCTGGTCACCTCCGCGAACCGGAGCGACGGTCCGTGGACGTACACCACCGAGGCGGGCAAGGAGCTGTCCGACACCTGGAACACCGCCCACTCGGACGGCCGCTACGACCTGACGGCCCACGGCCCCAACGGCTTCCTGCGCACCTTCAAGGGTCAGGGCAGGACGGCGGGCCCGGAAGTGACGGCCCGCCATCTCAAGGCCGACGGCGACATCGAGCTGACCATGACGAACGCGGGCACCTCGGACTGCCGGCTGACGGTGACGAACGCGTACGGCGGAGCGAAGGAGACGTACAAGGTGCGCGCGGGCGCACGTGTGGTGCGGCGGGTGAGCCTGCGCGCCGGCAAGCGCTGGTACGACCTGTCGGTGACCTCCGACACCGAGGACTCCTGGTCGCGCCGCCTCGCCGGCCACGTGGAGACCGGCGCCCCGGGGGTCAGCGACCCGGCGACGCTGACGGCCTGA
- a CDS encoding slipin family protein, producing the protein MIVLIVVVVVIVLLLALALSVRVVKQYERGVMLRLGRLRGSRSPGLRFIIPVVDVMHRVSLRIVTMPIQSQGIITRDNVSVDVSAVAYFRVADPVKSVLAIADVTAAINQIAQTTLRKVVGQHPLDETLSQTDTINIDIRENLDSVTSEWGVEVTLVELKDIQLPESMKRAMARQAEAEREKRAKIINAEGESLAAASLGEASDTMMAHPLALQLRNLQSLVEIAVDQNSTVVFPAPLMSTIGELGSFLARETASAAPAAAPAGAPAAEEHPH; encoded by the coding sequence ATGATTGTTCTGATTGTTGTCGTCGTGGTGATCGTCCTGCTGCTGGCACTCGCGCTGTCGGTTCGCGTCGTCAAGCAGTACGAGCGCGGTGTCATGCTGCGTCTGGGCCGGCTGCGCGGGTCGAGGTCGCCCGGATTGCGTTTCATCATTCCGGTCGTCGACGTGATGCACCGCGTTTCCCTGCGCATTGTCACCATGCCGATCCAGTCCCAGGGCATCATCACTCGGGACAACGTCAGCGTCGATGTCTCGGCGGTCGCGTACTTCCGGGTGGCCGACCCGGTGAAATCGGTCCTCGCGATCGCGGACGTCACCGCCGCGATCAACCAGATCGCCCAGACGACGCTGCGCAAGGTGGTCGGACAGCACCCTCTGGACGAAACGCTTTCCCAGACCGACACCATCAATATCGATATCCGCGAAAACCTCGACAGTGTCACATCCGAGTGGGGCGTCGAGGTCACGCTGGTGGAGCTGAAGGACATCCAGCTGCCGGAAAGCATGAAACGGGCCATGGCGCGGCAGGCCGAGGCCGAGCGGGAGAAGCGGGCGAAAATCATCAACGCGGAGGGCGAATCCCTCGCGGCGGCCTCGCTGGGGGAGGCGTCCGACACGATGATGGCTCATCCGCTGGCGTTGCAATTGCGCAACCTCCAGAGCCTGGTCGAGATCGCCGTGGACCAGAATTCCACGGTCGTCTTCCCCGCCCCTCTCATGAGCACGATCGGCGAACTCGGCTCTTTCCTCGCCCGCGAGACCGCGTCGGCGGCCCCCGCGGCGGCCCCGGCCGGAGCCCCGGCCGCCGAGGAACACCCCCACTGA
- a CDS encoding ATP-dependent Clp protease ATP-binding subunit, protein MTSEYMGPGDRDPFGDFIARFLSGGAQRGGGGRRGDPRNIDFLRLMSEPARRLVSEAASYAAEHGSSDLETEHLLRAALSSEPTRSMVTRAGADPDTLAAEIDREVGEGKPRTSISVSPAVKRALMEARDIARSRGASYIGSEHVLVALAANRDSMAGQILDAARFDPRSAAPGGGLGGPGGPGGGYGTGQGGPEAPVRGGQAAGRSSTPNLDKYGRDLTELARESRIDPVIGRDRQIEQTIEILARRGKNNPVLIGEAGVGKTAIVEGLAQRIAEGDVPDNLLGRRVVQLDFGSVVAGTRYRGDFEERLTSIINEVRARTEELIVFIDELHTVVGAGGGGESGSMDAGNMLKPPLSRGELHVIGATTLDEHRRHIEKDAALARRFQPVLVPEPTVADAVEILRGLRDRYEAHHQVRYTEEALVAAVELADRYLTGRYLPDKSIDLLDQAGARVRLRTATRGTDIRALEREAEQVRRDKDQAVAAEDYERAQQLRDRLTELEEAIGRDGREEESRSAHRIAEVTVEDIADIISEQTGIPVSNLTQEEKDRLLGLEGQLRQRVIGQDEAVTAVADAVLRSRAGLSSPDRPIGSFLFLGPTGVGKTELARALAEALFGTDDRMVRLDMSEYQERHTVSRLVGAPPGYVGHDEAGQLTETVRRNPYSLLLLDEVEKAHADVFNILLQVLEDGRLTDSQGRTVDFTNTVIVMTSNLGSEAITGRGAVVGFGGGEGTDEEARRERVLRPLREHFRPEFLNRIDEIVIFSRLDDEQLRQITDMLLEETRRRVHAQDLAIDFTPEAVDWLAHQGYQPEYGARPLRRTIQREVDNRLSRMLLGGELEPHTRLMVDVADGKLEFRTEAGDDGRPVAGADGP, encoded by the coding sequence ATGACCAGCGAGTACATGGGTCCCGGGGACCGGGACCCGTTCGGAGACTTCATCGCGCGCTTCCTCAGCGGCGGCGCCCAGCGCGGGGGCGGCGGACGGCGCGGCGACCCCCGCAACATCGACTTCCTCCGGCTGATGAGCGAGCCGGCCCGGCGCCTCGTCTCCGAGGCGGCCTCGTACGCGGCCGAGCACGGCAGCAGCGACCTGGAGACCGAACACCTGTTGCGCGCCGCGCTCTCCTCCGAGCCGACCCGCTCGATGGTGACGCGGGCCGGCGCCGACCCCGACACGCTCGCCGCCGAGATCGACCGCGAGGTGGGGGAGGGGAAGCCGCGCACGTCCATCTCCGTCAGCCCCGCCGTGAAACGGGCGCTGATGGAGGCGCGCGACATCGCCCGCTCGCGGGGCGCCTCCTACATCGGCAGCGAACACGTGCTCGTCGCGCTCGCCGCCAACCGGGACTCCATGGCCGGCCAGATCCTCGACGCCGCCCGCTTCGACCCCCGCTCCGCCGCCCCCGGCGGCGGACTCGGCGGCCCCGGCGGGCCCGGTGGCGGCTACGGCACGGGTCAGGGCGGGCCCGAGGCGCCGGTACGGGGCGGCCAGGCGGCGGGCCGCAGCAGCACACCCAACCTGGACAAGTACGGCCGCGACCTGACCGAGCTGGCCCGTGAGAGCCGTATCGACCCGGTCATCGGCCGTGACCGTCAGATCGAGCAGACCATCGAGATCCTCGCGCGGCGCGGCAAGAACAACCCCGTCCTGATCGGCGAGGCAGGCGTCGGCAAGACCGCCATCGTGGAAGGTCTGGCCCAGCGCATCGCCGAAGGGGACGTCCCCGACAACCTGCTCGGCCGACGCGTCGTCCAGCTCGACTTCGGCAGCGTCGTCGCCGGGACCCGCTACCGGGGCGACTTCGAGGAGCGGCTCACCAGCATCATCAACGAGGTCCGCGCCCGCACCGAGGAGCTGATCGTCTTCATCGACGAGCTGCACACGGTCGTCGGAGCGGGCGGGGGCGGCGAGAGCGGCTCGATGGACGCCGGCAACATGCTCAAGCCGCCGCTCTCCCGCGGCGAGCTGCACGTCATCGGCGCCACCACGCTGGACGAGCACCGCCGGCACATCGAGAAGGACGCGGCGCTCGCCCGCCGTTTCCAGCCCGTGCTCGTCCCCGAGCCCACCGTCGCGGACGCCGTGGAGATCCTGCGCGGCCTGCGCGACCGCTACGAGGCCCACCACCAGGTCCGCTACACCGAAGAGGCCCTGGTCGCGGCCGTCGAGCTGGCCGACCGCTATCTGACCGGGCGCTATCTCCCGGACAAGTCCATCGACCTGCTGGACCAGGCCGGCGCCCGCGTGCGGCTGCGCACGGCCACCCGTGGCACGGACATCCGCGCGCTGGAGCGCGAGGCCGAGCAGGTGCGCCGCGACAAGGACCAGGCCGTGGCCGCCGAGGACTACGAGCGCGCCCAGCAGCTGCGTGACCGGCTCACCGAGCTGGAGGAGGCCATCGGCCGGGACGGGCGCGAGGAGGAGAGCCGGTCGGCGCACCGGATCGCCGAGGTGACGGTCGAGGACATCGCCGACATCATCTCCGAGCAGACCGGTATCCCCGTCAGCAACCTCACCCAGGAGGAGAAGGACCGGCTGCTGGGGCTGGAGGGGCAGCTGCGGCAGCGGGTCATCGGCCAGGACGAGGCCGTCACCGCGGTCGCGGACGCCGTGCTGCGCTCGCGCGCGGGCCTCTCCAGCCCGGACCGGCCCATCGGCAGCTTCCTGTTCCTCGGCCCGACCGGCGTCGGCAAGACGGAGCTGGCCCGGGCCCTGGCCGAGGCCCTGTTCGGTACCGACGACCGGATGGTGCGGCTCGACATGAGCGAGTACCAGGAGCGGCACACCGTCAGCCGCCTCGTCGGCGCCCCGCCCGGATACGTGGGACACGACGAGGCCGGGCAGCTCACCGAGACGGTGCGGCGCAACCCGTACTCGCTGCTGCTGCTTGACGAGGTGGAGAAGGCACACGCCGACGTCTTCAACATCCTGTTGCAGGTCCTCGAAGACGGACGGCTGACGGACTCGCAGGGCCGTACGGTCGACTTCACCAACACCGTCATCGTCATGACCAGCAACCTCGGCTCCGAGGCCATCACCGGGCGCGGCGCGGTGGTCGGCTTCGGCGGTGGCGAGGGGACCGACGAAGAGGCCCGGCGCGAGCGGGTGCTGCGTCCGCTGCGTGAGCACTTCCGGCCCGAATTCCTCAACCGGATCGACGAGATCGTCATCTTCAGCCGGCTCGACGACGAGCAGCTGCGGCAGATCACCGACATGCTGCTGGAGGAGACCCGCCGCCGGGTGCACGCCCAGGACCTGGCGATCGACTTCACCCCCGAGGCCGTCGACTGGCTCGCCCACCAGGGATACCAGCCCGAGTACGGAGCCCGCCCCCTGCGCCGCACGATCCAGCGCGAGGTCGACAACCGCCTCTCCCGCATGCTGCTGGGCGGCGAACTCGAACCGCACACCCGGCTGATGGTCGACGTGGCCGACGGAAAGCTGGAGTTCCGCACCGAGGCGGGTGACGACGGGCGGCCCGTGGCCGGCGCGGACGGTCCGTGA
- a CDS encoding cytochrome P450 codes for MTDVRGTEPVSYPIAAPVPLEPPREWAELREKCPVARVTLPSGDEAALLTRYEDVKLALSDPRLSREGLASPDAARVAAGDSEGIFSSPMARTLNAEGHERWRRMVGKWFTAKRMTSLRPKMEEMADRLVDAMLDHGQPADLVPHLAFPLPVYVICTMLGVPESDQDKFKSWSDTFLNTTRYTRAETEAAHQEFGEYMAGLIAARRAEPGEDLLTLLMDGADAEGRPMSEAGLAATGQALLLAGHETTAGFIAMMTAHLLSDRRRWERLLADRALIRTAVEEVLRFDPNGGGFGMLRYVHEDTELSGGVVPSGTTVVCSMAAANRDESAWEAADDMDLSRSPNPHLAFGAGPHSCLGQPLARTELQAVLAVLLRRLPTLALAVDAEELRRHEGLLTTPLRELPVTW; via the coding sequence GTGACCGATGTCCGAGGCACGGAGCCTGTGAGCTATCCGATCGCGGCCCCCGTACCGCTGGAGCCGCCTCGGGAGTGGGCGGAGCTGCGGGAGAAGTGCCCGGTGGCGCGGGTGACGCTGCCGAGCGGTGACGAGGCCGCGCTGCTGACCCGGTACGAGGATGTGAAGCTCGCCCTCTCCGATCCGCGCCTCAGCCGCGAGGGGCTGGCCTCGCCGGACGCGGCCCGGGTCGCCGCCGGTGACTCGGAGGGCATCTTCAGCAGCCCGATGGCGAGGACGCTCAACGCCGAGGGCCACGAGCGCTGGCGCCGCATGGTCGGAAAGTGGTTCACGGCCAAGCGGATGACGTCGCTCCGGCCGAAGATGGAGGAGATGGCCGACCGCCTGGTCGACGCGATGCTGGACCACGGGCAGCCCGCTGACCTGGTGCCGCACCTGGCGTTCCCGCTGCCGGTCTACGTGATCTGCACGATGCTCGGAGTGCCCGAGAGCGACCAGGACAAGTTCAAGAGCTGGTCCGACACGTTCTTGAACACGACCCGCTACACGCGGGCCGAGACCGAGGCCGCGCACCAGGAGTTCGGCGAGTACATGGCGGGCTTGATCGCGGCCAGGCGTGCGGAACCGGGGGAGGACCTCCTCACCCTCCTCATGGACGGCGCCGACGCCGAGGGCAGGCCGATGTCCGAGGCCGGGCTGGCGGCCACCGGGCAGGCACTGCTGCTCGCGGGGCATGAGACCACCGCCGGTTTCATCGCGATGATGACGGCGCACCTGCTGTCCGACCGCCGGCGCTGGGAGCGGCTGCTGGCCGACCGGGCGCTGATCCGCACGGCCGTGGAGGAGGTGCTGCGGTTCGACCCGAACGGTGGCGGCTTCGGCATGCTCCGCTACGTCCACGAGGACACGGAGCTCTCCGGCGGCGTGGTGCCCAGCGGCACCACCGTGGTGTGCAGCATGGCCGCGGCCAACCGTGACGAGAGCGCGTGGGAGGCCGCGGACGACATGGATCTGAGCCGGAGCCCCAACCCGCACCTCGCCTTCGGTGCCGGCCCGCACTCCTGCCTCGGCCAGCCGCTGGCCCGCACCGAGTTGCAGGCCGTGCTCGCCGTGCTGCTGCGCCGGCTGCCCACCCTCGCCCTCGCCGTGGACGCGGAAGAGCTGCGCCGTCACGAAGGGCTGCTCACCACCCCGCTGCGGGAACTTCCGGTGACATGGTGA
- a CDS encoding TetR/AcrR family transcriptional regulator, whose product MVSGGKAARAGRGSGTREAIMAAAERLFAEHGLAAVSNRQIGEAAGQGNVTAVSYHFGSRAGLVRAMTNKHGERIDRIRERYLKEVSGSRDIRDWVGCLVRPVSEYQASLGVPSWHARFSAQVMTDPMQRAIITDESLVRTHLREILDGLGRCLEALPQQVRAERGAMARHLITHTFAEHEQALAEGTRLLHSSWEHAADALTDALVGLLTAPVTTPVDARTDSPTDSRTDVPFDVPH is encoded by the coding sequence ATGGTGAGCGGCGGAAAGGCGGCCCGGGCCGGCCGGGGCAGCGGGACCCGCGAGGCGATCATGGCCGCAGCCGAGCGGCTCTTCGCCGAGCACGGACTCGCGGCGGTCTCGAACCGCCAGATCGGCGAGGCGGCCGGGCAGGGCAACGTCACCGCCGTCAGCTACCACTTCGGCAGCAGGGCGGGCCTGGTGCGCGCGATGACGAACAAGCACGGTGAGCGCATCGACCGGATCAGGGAGCGGTACCTGAAAGAGGTCAGCGGCAGCCGTGACATCCGGGACTGGGTCGGCTGCCTGGTCCGTCCCGTATCGGAATACCAGGCGTCGCTCGGCGTCCCGTCCTGGCACGCCCGCTTCTCGGCGCAGGTCATGACCGATCCCATGCAGCGCGCGATCATCACCGACGAGTCGCTCGTCAGAACGCATCTCCGGGAGATCCTCGACGGCCTCGGCCGGTGCCTCGAAGCGCTGCCGCAGCAGGTGCGGGCCGAGCGCGGGGCGATGGCCCGCCATCTGATCACCCACACCTTCGCGGAACACGAGCAGGCCCTGGCCGAGGGCACCAGGCTGCTGCACTCCTCGTGGGAGCACGCCGCCGACGCCCTGACCGACGCGCTGGTGGGGCTGCTCACCGCGCCGGTCACCACACCGGTCGACGCCCGCACCGATTCGCCCACCGATTCCCGCACCGACGTCCCCTTCGACGTCCCCCACTGA
- a CDS encoding ferredoxin, whose translation MKITVDEEKCCGAGQCVLIAPEVFDQRDDDGIVVLLDATPPEEQHAAVRESASVCPAAAIQVGEGS comes from the coding sequence ATGAAGATCACCGTGGATGAAGAGAAGTGCTGCGGTGCCGGGCAGTGCGTGCTGATCGCGCCGGAGGTCTTCGACCAGCGCGACGACGACGGCATAGTCGTCCTGCTCGACGCCACACCTCCCGAGGAGCAGCACGCCGCCGTCCGTGAGTCCGCCAGCGTGTGCCCGGCCGCCGCCATCCAGGTCGGCGAGGGCTCGTGA
- a CDS encoding NAD(P)/FAD-dependent oxidoreductase: protein MSVPRSVLVVGASAAGLGTAEALRRKGYQGRLTVLGAETHLPYDRPPLSKQVLSGAWEPDRTPLRTQERLDTLDAEFLLGDAAVSLDAAARTVRTAAGRSLGADAIVVATGLRPRTLPGQEELRGVHVLRTLDDAVALRSALADASRVVVVGDGVLGAEIAATARQTGPSVTLVGPQPAPMSGQLGPWPAGLLAELHAEHGVRLVPGTAVAGLTSHRGRVTGVRLPSGEALPADLVVVAIGSAPATEWLAGSGLEVADGVVCDAYCRAAPGVYAAGDVARWHHGTLGMSLRLENRTNAIEQPSAVASVLLGEDRPYTPVPYFWTDQFAAKIQVHGTPTPDAEVTVVEGTEQDRRFVAVFSQAGRTTAVLGWNMPKQTRLHRQALVDASTRRPVPSP from the coding sequence GTGAGCGTTCCCCGAAGCGTGCTGGTGGTCGGCGCTTCCGCCGCCGGCCTCGGCACCGCGGAAGCCCTGCGCCGGAAGGGCTATCAGGGCCGGCTGACGGTGCTGGGCGCCGAGACCCACCTGCCGTACGACCGGCCGCCGCTGTCCAAGCAGGTGCTCTCCGGCGCCTGGGAGCCCGACCGCACACCTCTGCGCACCCAGGAGAGGCTGGACACCCTGGACGCGGAATTCCTGCTCGGTGACGCGGCCGTTTCCCTCGACGCGGCGGCCCGCACCGTGCGCACCGCCGCCGGACGCAGCCTCGGCGCCGACGCGATCGTCGTCGCGACGGGGCTGCGCCCGCGCACGCTTCCCGGCCAGGAGGAGCTGCGCGGCGTGCATGTGCTGCGCACGCTGGATGACGCGGTGGCGCTGCGGAGCGCCCTGGCGGACGCCTCGCGGGTCGTCGTGGTCGGGGACGGCGTGCTGGGGGCCGAGATCGCCGCCACGGCCCGGCAGACGGGCCCCTCCGTCACGCTGGTCGGCCCCCAACCCGCGCCGATGTCCGGCCAGTTGGGGCCCTGGCCCGCCGGGCTGCTGGCCGAGCTGCACGCCGAGCACGGGGTCCGCCTCGTACCCGGCACGGCGGTCGCCGGGCTGACCTCGCACCGGGGGCGGGTCACCGGTGTGCGGCTGCCGAGCGGTGAGGCCCTGCCCGCCGACCTGGTGGTGGTCGCGATCGGGAGCGCGCCGGCGACCGAATGGCTGGCCGGAAGCGGCCTGGAGGTGGCGGACGGCGTGGTGTGTGACGCGTACTGCCGCGCGGCGCCCGGCGTCTACGCCGCCGGGGACGTGGCCCGCTGGCACCACGGCACCCTGGGCATGTCGCTGCGCCTGGAGAACCGCACGAACGCGATCGAGCAGCCGTCGGCCGTCGCCTCCGTCCTCCTCGGCGAGGACCGGCCCTACACGCCCGTCCCGTACTTCTGGACGGACCAGTTCGCCGCGAAGATCCAGGTCCACGGGACACCGACGCCGGATGCCGAGGTGACCGTCGTGGAGGGCACCGAGCAGGACCGCAGGTTCGTCGCCGTCTTCTCCCAGGCGGGCCGGACCACGGCCGTCCTCGGCTGGAACATGCCCAAGCAGACCCGACTGCACCGACAGGCTCTCGTCGACGCAAGCACGCGCCGGCCCGTGCCGAGCCCGTAG